The genome window TATCCCTATTATTCATACCTCTTTTATAAGATCAAGATAAGCTATAAATCAATGATGCATACCAACAAATCTATATCTTGTCATGGAAAAAAAATCATCCACATGACAACCCATTTAAAAAAAGATAGTATGGAGGGCTAACACAACTGAGGAATCTAAGAAAATAATTGAACCAATAATACACCTCTTTTTATAGCAAAAAAACACCTTTGATAAATATCAATTATCATTTGTACATTTGACAATTAGCACTTTTATGAAAAAGCATTACTTACTAGTAGGATTTACCGTCTCTTTTTTTGGTTTTCAAAATACCATAGCACAAAATAACGATGTAGAAAATGTACTGACTGATATACTATTTATTCTCGATGGATTTAACGATCCTGCCGCAGAAGCTAGCGTCATGCAAACAGGTGCTGGATGGTTTCATACCGCAAAATCCTTAGATAAATTTAAAACAAATATCTCCATAGGAATAAGCGGTTTACCTTTTCCCGCAAACAAAAAGAATTTTACGGTAAGCGATTCAGATTTTATCAATGTAGCTATACGAGATGGAGATCAGGCGTCTATTCCGACGACTCTAGGTGGTCGCGGTCGTACTTTTTTTGATTTTGATATTGATGGGGAAACCTATGAGTTTCAAGCTTTTTCTGGATTAAACACTGATTTCTTTGCTTTTCCATACGTGCAAGGACAGATAGGACTATGGCAAGAAACGGAAATTACCTTAAGAGTTGTTCCTCAAATTACCTTAGGGAAGTCGAGTTATGCCGTCTATGGAGTTGGACTAAAACATAATTTGTCCCAGTATTTCTTCAAAGAAAAACGCAGTTTGGAGATTGCTTTTTATGCTAATTATAACAGGACTGATCTTAATCTTCAATATGACGAGCCGCTAGATCTAGAACCATCAGATGGCGGAGCGCCGCTCGCAATAATCGATGGGTCGCTTATCGATTTTCATTCTATTAATGCTGGCCTTGTAGCGAGTAAGGATTATAAAAAGTGGACTTTTTCTACCGCTCTCAACTATAATACAAGTTGGGTAGATTACAGCCTTACTGGGGAACGCAGTTTGTTCTTTGACCTTTTTAATAACGTGCTTACCACTCTTAGCGAGACCAAACATTCTTTTAAGGTAGATCTAGGAACAGCCTATCAACTCACCCCTAAATGGAATTTGAATACACAGTTAAGTGCAGGACAGTTTGTTAATTTAAACTTAAGTGCCGTTTATAGCATCTATTAATCCTTATTGCGTAATTTTAATAGTAATTCCGTTTTCTCGCTATGCCTGCCGGCAAGCAGTGTACTGAAACCTTATCAACATTTCTGTAAAAGATCCTTACTATTTTAATCCAGACATTATTTAAGCGTATACCCATAAAAAAATCCCCATCATTGCTGATGGGGATTTTCTATTTGCGAGAGGTTGTTAAACCTAAATTATTTTACTTTATTTACTACTGCTGTAAAAGCTTCTGGATGATTCATAGCAAGATCTGCAAGAACTTTACGATTTAACTCGATATTGTTCTTTTTTACAGCTCCCATAAATACAGAGTAACTCATACCGTGCATACGAGAACCAGCGTTGATACGCGTGATCCATAATCTACGAAATGATCTTTTCTTATTTCTTCTATCGCGATAAGAATAAACCATTGCTTTATCTACTGCATTCTTTGCTACTGTCCATACGTTTTTACGACGTCCGAAGTAACCTTTTGCCTGCTTGAGGACTTTTTTTCTACGAGCTCTACGAGCTACGGCATTTACTGATCTAGGCATAATTTTAATTTTTTAACAGCAGGCGATCCATTTCTAGATTCTTTTATTGTGCACTACTATTGGGTTATTTTGTGAATTAATAAACCATCAAGGTTTACAATGTGGTCTTACTTAAGACGTAATTGTAACTTGATATTAGGTACATCTGCTTTGTGCACTACTGTATCGTGAGTCAAAGCTAGTTTACGTTTCTTACTCTTTTTAGTCAGGATATGACTTTTAAAAGCGTGTTTTCTTTTGATCTTTCCAGTACCAGTAAGCTTAAAACGCTTCTTAGCACTAGATTTTGTTTTCATTTTAGGCATAATTTCCTTTTTTTTAATTCTCGCATTCCTTATTTTAAACCTTTCTAATTACTTGATTCCGTTCTGTATAGAAGCTATTAAAAACAGACTCTAAAAACAACAAATCAAAACACCAACTAAGGTTCTTTATTAAGGAGTGCAAAAATAGGTTTTTATTTGGAAACTGTATTATAAATCGACACTTTATTCCTCCTTATTCTTTGGATCATAAGAATTAAAAGCGGCACCTATACTTAAGACTGTGTATGCTTTAACTTACACCGTTTAATTTTAAGAATTAACAGCTATTGCCTAGCTGCAGAGCAGGTTCTTAACTCTTTTCTTTTGACCATAAAAAAGACTGTCTCTTTATAGAGACAGTCTTTTCTATTTATCCTTTAAGTACTTTTTGCTAGACATGATTAATGATGCCTACTTAAAGGCTGCACTTATGGGAGTAACTTACTTTTTCTTAGGAGCGATAAACATATTCATACGTTTACCTTCCATTTTAGGCATTTGTTCTACTTTACCTAACTCTTCTAAATCTTGAGCCAATCTCAACAATAAGATTTCTCCTTGATCTTTATAAATAATGGAACGACCTTTAAAGAACACGTAGGCTTTTAATTTAGACCCTTCTTTAAGGAACTTCTCACCATGCTTTCTTTTGAATTCGTAATCATGGTCATCTGTATTGGGTCCGAAACGGATTTCCTTGATAACAACCTTACTAGCATTTTGCTTGATTACTTTCTCACGCTTTTTTTGTTCATAGACAAATTTCTTATAGTCCATGATTTTTGCCACAGGTGGGTCAGCATTAGGAGAAATCTCAACCAGGTCAAGTTCTTTCTCTTGTGCTTCTTTAAGAGCTTCACGTGTATCCATAACACGAGGTTCTCCATCGCCTACTAGGCGTACTTCTCTGGCACGTATCTTTTCATTGATTGCGTGCTTGTCTTCCTTGATAATTCGAGCCGGACCACGGCTTCTGCGTCTACGTATTGCTATGACTATATAATTTTAATTAAACTTCAAATGTTTTTATAGTTTCAGAGATTTCTTTTTGAACAAGTTCTGCAAAAGCTGCAACACTCATACTTCCCAGATCCTCTCCACCATGTTTTCTTACAGAAATAGTGCCTTCTTTTTCTTCCTGCTCACCTACGATAAGCATATACGGCAATTTGTTCATCTCTGCCTCACGGATTTTTTTACCCATGGTTTCTGCACGGTTGTCAACTGTTGTGCGAATTTCGTTAATTTCTAACAAATTTGCTACTTGTTTAGCATAATTTTCGTATTTCTCACTGAGAGATAAGATAGCACACTGCTCAGGCATCAACCATAGCGGGAAATTCCCACCGGTATGTTCTAATAATATGGCAATAAAACGTTCCATACTACCAAAAGGCGCACGATGTATCATTACTGGTCTATGTGACTCATTATCAGCACCCTTATACAGCAAATCAAAACGTTCTGGTAAATTGTAATCTACCTGTATAGTACCCAATTGCCAGCTTCTACCTAGGGCATCCTTGACCATAAAGTCTAATTTAGGACCATAAAAGGCAGCTTCACCTTCTTCAATCACATAATTGAGACCTTTATCATTTGCAGCGCTAATAATTGCATTTTCTGCAATTTCCCAATTCTTAACATCCCCAATATATTTTTCTGGCTTTTTGGGGTCACGAATACTCACCTGCGCGGTAAAGTTTTCAAATCCTAATGAACCGAAAACATACATGACGAGGTCTATAACTGCTTTAAATTCTTTATCTAATTGTTCTGGCATACAGAAAATATGCGCATCATCCTGAGTAAATCCGCGTACACGTGTCAATCCATGAAGTTCACCACTTTGCTCGTATCTATAAACCGTACCAAATTCTGCAAAACGCTTCGGTAAATCTCTATACGACCACTGTGCACTTTTATAAATTTCACAGTGATGTGGGCAGTTCATCGGCTTCAATAAAAACTCTTCATCATCGTTAGGCGTTTTTATAGGCTGGAAAGAATCTGCTCCGTACTTTTCATAATGACCAGACGTCACATACAATTCCTTAGAACCTATATGTGGAGTCACCACCATTTCATAACCCGCTTTTTTCTGAGCTGCTTTTAGGAAATTCTCTAATCGCTCGCGCAGAGCGGCACCTTTAGGCAACCATAAAGGAAGTCCTTGACCTACTCGTTGAGAAAAAGTAAACAACTGTAATTCTTTACCTAATTTTCTATGATCACGTTTTTTTGCTTCTTCTAGTAATTCCAGGTATTCTTTTAAGTCCTTTTGCTTAGGAAAAGAAGTACCGTACAAACGAGTAAGTTGTGGATTATTTTCATCTCCACGCCAGTAAGCACCGGCTATACTCATTATTTTTACTGCCTTGATAATTCCTGTATTAGGAACATGACCACCGCGACATAAATCTGTAAACGTATCCTGATCACAAAAAGTGATCTCACCATCCGTTAGGTTTTCTATCAGCTCTACTTTAAATGGATTGTTTTGATCCTTATAGAATTTTATCGCATCAGTTTTAGAGACACTGCGCATCGTAAACTCATGTTTTCCCCGTGCTATTTCTAACATGCGAGCCTCTATTTTAGGGATATCAGTCTCAGAAATAGAATGCTCTTTAAAATCTATATCGTAATAGAATCCATTATCAATTGCAGGTCCTATGGTCAGACTTACTCCAGGAAACAATTCCTCTATAGCTTGTGCCATAAGGTGAGA of Nonlabens sp. Ci31 contains these proteins:
- the infC gene encoding translation initiation factor IF-3, which gives rise to MIKEDKHAINEKIRAREVRLVGDGEPRVMDTREALKEAQEKELDLVEISPNADPPVAKIMDYKKFVYEQKKREKVIKQNASKVVIKEIRFGPNTDDHDYEFKRKHGEKFLKEGSKLKAYVFFKGRSIIYKDQGEILLLRLAQDLEELGKVEQMPKMEGKRMNMFIAPKKK
- the rplT gene encoding 50S ribosomal protein L20, coding for MPRSVNAVARRARRKKVLKQAKGYFGRRKNVWTVAKNAVDKAMVYSYRDRRNKKRSFRRLWITRINAGSRMHGMSYSVFMGAVKKNNIELNRKVLADLAMNHPEAFTAVVNKVK
- a CDS encoding DUF6588 family protein produces the protein MKKHYLLVGFTVSFFGFQNTIAQNNDVENVLTDILFILDGFNDPAAEASVMQTGAGWFHTAKSLDKFKTNISIGISGLPFPANKKNFTVSDSDFINVAIRDGDQASIPTTLGGRGRTFFDFDIDGETYEFQAFSGLNTDFFAFPYVQGQIGLWQETEITLRVVPQITLGKSSYAVYGVGLKHNLSQYFFKEKRSLEIAFYANYNRTDLNLQYDEPLDLEPSDGGAPLAIIDGSLIDFHSINAGLVASKDYKKWTFSTALNYNTSWVDYSLTGERSLFFDLFNNVLTTLSETKHSFKVDLGTAYQLTPKWNLNTQLSAGQFVNLNLSAVYSIY
- the rpmI gene encoding 50S ribosomal protein L35: MPKMKTKSSAKKRFKLTGTGKIKRKHAFKSHILTKKSKKRKLALTHDTVVHKADVPNIKLQLRLK
- the thrS gene encoding threonine--tRNA ligase; this translates as MIKITLPDGSIKEMESGTTPMDVAMSISHGLARSVISASFNGKKVETKTPLKEDGSLVLFTFSNPEGKEAFWHSTSHLMAQAIEELFPGVSLTIGPAIDNGFYYDIDFKEHSISETDIPKIEARMLEIARGKHEFTMRSVSKTDAIKFYKDQNNPFKVELIENLTDGEITFCDQDTFTDLCRGGHVPNTGIIKAVKIMSIAGAYWRGDENNPQLTRLYGTSFPKQKDLKEYLELLEEAKKRDHRKLGKELQLFTFSQRVGQGLPLWLPKGAALRERLENFLKAAQKKAGYEMVVTPHIGSKELYVTSGHYEKYGADSFQPIKTPNDDEEFLLKPMNCPHHCEIYKSAQWSYRDLPKRFAEFGTVYRYEQSGELHGLTRVRGFTQDDAHIFCMPEQLDKEFKAVIDLVMYVFGSLGFENFTAQVSIRDPKKPEKYIGDVKNWEIAENAIISAANDKGLNYVIEEGEAAFYGPKLDFMVKDALGRSWQLGTIQVDYNLPERFDLLYKGADNESHRPVMIHRAPFGSMERFIAILLEHTGGNFPLWLMPEQCAILSLSEKYENYAKQVANLLEINEIRTTVDNRAETMGKKIREAEMNKLPYMLIVGEQEEKEGTISVRKHGGEDLGSMSVAAFAELVQKEISETIKTFEV